Within Eggerthella sp. YY7918, the genomic segment GCTCGCTGCGGTAATGCCGACGTTGTCTTCCGAAAGCACGGTACCCAGGCGCAGTCCTCGCGCTTTGAGTTCGTCGAGAAGCGTTCGATCGCCACCTTTTGAAAACACGGTCAGTTCTTCGTTGAGGTAAAACAGCGCAGCACCTTGGCTGCCAAGGAAATCCTTTCGTGTTTCGTAGTATTCCTTGAGGTAGGCGAGGTGGGTGAAATGCTGGCGATCGAGGTCATCAAAAATGTTCAAGTTGCGCGTTGACTCGTCGATGCTCTTCATATGCCGATCGACGGAAAGAGCGGCAGATCGGATCCATTCGTCGCAGAGGTGGGCATAAGAGCCGTTCTTTGCAGAAGTGTCTCCGGCTAGCACCCGTTCCTTAAGCGAGCGAATCGTTGCATCGTCGTAGCGAGCGATATCCATAGGTCCCCCTCAGTATTCGCAATGTGCTACATAATAGAACAATTCGATACAGAATGAAACAACATGAGACAAAACAGAACATCATCTGTCGTATATATTTGACAACACGCACCCATGACCGAACAAAAAGGCCTTGCACCGCCTGTTTTTTCTGGCAATTGGATTTGGCCACGGTTTTGCATGGAAAAGAAGTAAGGGGATGTCCGCGGAGAGGGAAGGGCGGTGCGCACTCGTGTCGCAAGCTATCATCGCGCTCGTCATTTTAGTTGTCATCATGGTTTTGTTCATTACGGAAGCCTTGCCTCTGGCGGTGACCGCACTGCTGGGCGCCGTGGCTATGGCTGTGTTTGGCGTTATCGATTTCAGTCAGGCTTTTGCCGGCTTCGGAAGCGATACGCTCATGATGGTGGCAGGCATGCTCATCATTGGCCAGGCCGTGTACGAATCAGGCGTGGTCGATCGCATGGGAGGGCTCCTGTACAAAATCGTATCGCTGGGAGAGCGTTCATCTATCGCGCTTGTTTCCTGCGTTGCGGGTGTATTGTCGGCATTTATGAGCAATACCGCCATCGTCGCCTCTATTTTGCCCATGGTCGACTCGCTTGCGGAATCGAGTGGGAAGAGGTCGCTGCGTACGGGGCTTGCCATGTCGGTGGGGGCTGCGGCAATTCTTGGAGGTAGCCTCACCCTGGTGGGATCGACGCCCCAGCTGGTGGCGCAGGGCATCCTTGAGAGCGCGGGGGAGGAGACGCTCGGTTTCTTCACCTTGCTCAAGGGGGCTTTGCCGCTGTTTGTGATCGGCCTCGTTTACTACGCCACGATAGGGCGCCGTTTGCTGATGAAGTGCACTGTCGCCTCTGCGCATGACGAAACGCAGGCGGCCTCGCCCGTCGCCGCTATCGAAGCGCCGGCAAAAACGACAAAGAAGGCTGCCATTACGGCATTGACCTTTCTGCTGTGCGTCGTGGGATTTGTCGCCGGCGTATGGACGGTAGGCACCGTGGCCATTGCAGGAGCGCTCTTTCTCATCATTACGCGCTGTATCGATCTGACAAGCGTAGTGAGAAACGTCGATTGGTCGGCGGTGGTCATTCTTGGCGGATCGCTGGGATTCTCGGCCGGACTTGAGGAATCGGGGGCCGGGGAACTTATCGCGAACGTCATCATCGACCTGTGTGGTGGCGCTCTGGCAAACCCGCTTGCCATCTTTGCTGCCATGGTGGTTATCACGGCCGTTCTTTCCAACTTTATGAGCAACACCGCTGTCGTTGCCATGCTGGTTCCCATGGGTCTTTTCCTTGCCGAGTCGATGGGGTTTAGCCCCATTGCTATGGCGGTGGGCATTGTCTTGGCTGCAAGCGTTTGCCTTGCCACACCCATCGGCTCTCCGCCTATGACGCTCACGCTCTCCGCCGGGTATCGCTTTGGCGATTACCTCAAAGCGGGCACACCTCTTTGCGTGCTGCTGGTGGCGGTCATCATCGTGCTTGTGCCGCTGCTTTACACATGAGCGCGGCTGAGAGGCGAAGGCACTCAAACAGGATCTGGCCACGATTTTGCATGGAATGAAGGTAGGAAGTCCGCAACACGAAGGAGATGCGGGGTAAACGAGGAGAAAGGACATGAGCTATGGCAGACGTGCTGGTGGGCTTTAAATGGGTGCTCGATGAAGCCGACGTGCGCATAGACGATGACTTATCTGTCGATTTTAGCAAGGCGAAACGCAAGATCAGCGACTACGACAAAAACGCGATTGAGACGGGTCGACGGATTGCCGAACAGATGCAGGGCAATGCCGTGGGGGTATCGTGCGGTCCCGACGAGACGCGGAAAGGGTTTGTCGATGCCCTTGCGCGCGGCCTCGACGAGGGCGTGTGGGTAAAAACTGCCGAGCTTGCGTCGGCGCAAGTTGCTGCGCGAGCCATCGCTCACGTTGCCCGCCAGCGAGACGCAGCGCTCGTTATCTGCTCGGAAGGATCAAGCGACGATTACGCGCGTCAGACGGGCTCTCGCGTGGGCGCGCTGCTCGACTGGCCGGTCGCCACATCGGTGAATGTCGTTGAAATTGAAGAAGACGCCGTTGTTGTACACCGCCGCATGGAGGGATGCGAGCAGGTAGTGCGCATGGCGCTGCCTGCCGTGGTGTCGGTCTTGCCCGAGGCAGATCCCGCTCCTATTCCCGGCCTAAAGGCAGTGCTTGCCGCCAAGAAAAAGCCCGTCGATGAATTGAGCGCCGAAGAGCTGGGTGTTGATGAAACGGCGGGCAGCACGCTCAAAAACATGAGCGGCTATGCAAACGATCGTAAAAATGTGCTGATTGAGGGCGACTCCGCAGCTGACAGCGTGCAGAAGCTTATCGAGGCGCTCAAGAAGGAAGGAGTGCTGTGATGGCTGGGGTGTTCGTATTCGGTTCCACGCCCGACGTGGCGTCCGAAATGCTTGCCTGTGTGCAGGAAGCTGGTCAAAAGGGCATCGTCATCACAACGGGCGGTCAGGACGTGCAGGATTATCGCAACCTCGCGTGCGAGAGCGTTATACATATTCAGGGCGGAAGCCCTCTGCCCGAAGCGTATGGGCGCGATATCGCTGCCGTTCTCAAAGAGCAGGGGGCGCAGGTATTTGTGGTGGGAGGCGACACCACCGGTCGCGATGTGGCGGCTCGCGTTGC encodes:
- a CDS encoding SLC13 family permease, which gives rise to MSQAIIALVILVVIMVLFITEALPLAVTALLGAVAMAVFGVIDFSQAFAGFGSDTLMMVAGMLIIGQAVYESGVVDRMGGLLYKIVSLGERSSIALVSCVAGVLSAFMSNTAIVASILPMVDSLAESSGKRSLRTGLAMSVGAAAILGGSLTLVGSTPQLVAQGILESAGEETLGFFTLLKGALPLFVIGLVYYATIGRRLLMKCTVASAHDETQAASPVAAIEAPAKTTKKAAITALTFLLCVVGFVAGVWTVGTVAIAGALFLIITRCIDLTSVVRNVDWSAVVILGGSLGFSAGLEESGAGELIANVIIDLCGGALANPLAIFAAMVVITAVLSNFMSNTAVVAMLVPMGLFLAESMGFSPIAMAVGIVLAASVCLATPIGSPPMTLTLSAGYRFGDYLKAGTPLCVLLVAVIIVLVPLLYT
- a CDS encoding electron transfer flavoprotein subunit beta/FixA family protein, whose protein sequence is MADVLVGFKWVLDEADVRIDDDLSVDFSKAKRKISDYDKNAIETGRRIAEQMQGNAVGVSCGPDETRKGFVDALARGLDEGVWVKTAELASAQVAARAIAHVARQRDAALVICSEGSSDDYARQTGSRVGALLDWPVATSVNVVEIEEDAVVVHRRMEGCEQVVRMALPAVVSVLPEADPAPIPGLKAVLAAKKKPVDELSAEELGVDETAGSTLKNMSGYANDRKNVLIEGDSAADSVQKLIEALKKEGVL